From Bifidobacterium longum subsp. longum JCM 1217, one genomic window encodes:
- a CDS encoding L,D-transpeptidase, with product MVRLPTLNVNWSHDRVYAIRRGVVACCILFCLIGAGVETAAAQRSWPRADTASAAATAAANEPTAVTRKQVPDSGKQGGSRKTQNTQNGDDKAAQSVDWKGPTGKQPDLSQYSDLSVEVSLAKQRVYVKSGGQTIYTMIASTGVDDATPHGSYTIDTRGEHFYNAEEGMGADYWVQFYGSYLFHSVPTGEAFGDYLPEEGAKLGQPASHGCVRLTVADAQWFYDQVPDGTLVTIA from the coding sequence ATGGTGAGGCTGCCGACGTTGAACGTGAATTGGAGTCACGATCGGGTCTACGCGATTCGGCGCGGAGTGGTCGCCTGCTGTATCCTGTTCTGCCTGATCGGCGCCGGAGTCGAGACCGCGGCGGCGCAGCGCAGCTGGCCGCGAGCCGACACCGCATCCGCCGCCGCAACCGCAGCGGCGAACGAGCCCACGGCCGTTACCCGCAAGCAGGTTCCCGATAGCGGCAAACAGGGCGGGTCGCGGAAGACGCAGAACACGCAGAACGGCGATGACAAAGCCGCGCAAAGCGTGGACTGGAAGGGGCCGACCGGCAAACAGCCCGACCTATCCCAGTACTCCGACCTGAGCGTGGAGGTCAGTCTCGCCAAACAACGGGTGTACGTCAAGTCCGGTGGCCAGACCATTTATACGATGATCGCCAGTACCGGCGTCGACGACGCCACCCCGCACGGCTCGTACACCATCGATACACGCGGCGAACACTTCTACAATGCCGAAGAAGGCATGGGCGCCGACTATTGGGTGCAGTTCTACGGTTCGTACCTGTTCCACTCGGTGCCGACCGGCGAGGCCTTCGGCGACTATCTGCCGGAGGAGGGTGCCAAACTCGGCCAGCCCGCCTCGCACGGCTGCGTGCGCCTGACTGTGGCCGACGCGCAATGGTTCTATGACCAGGTGCCGGACGGCACGCTGGTCACCATCGCGTAG
- a CDS encoding substrate-binding domain-containing protein yields MTPTPACPQLTTVRQPMDAFGVSLATLVLDQIEDRPFQRTGLLPTEVVAR; encoded by the coding sequence TTGACGCCGACGCCAGCGTGCCCGCAGCTGACCACCGTGCGCCAGCCAATGGACGCATTCGGCGTCAGCTTGGCTACCCTAGTGCTTGACCAGATCGAGGACCGGCCGTTCCAGCGCACGGGGCTCCTGCCCACCGAGGTCGTAGCCAGATAG
- a CDS encoding extracellular solute-binding protein, translated as MCETGVKVEFEKKAFEQIRQNASQVLNSDDAPDVTEYNKGNATSGLLASQGLLTNLNDYVSEYGWDKIITGSLADTGKYDEQGMMGSGDWYGITTGAVK; from the coding sequence ATGTGTGAGACCGGCGTCAAGGTCGAATTCGAGAAGAAGGCCTTCGAACAGATTCGCCAGAACGCCTCCCAGGTCCTCAACTCCGACGACGCTCCGGACGTTACGGAATACAACAAGGGCAACGCCACGTCCGGCCTGCTCGCCAGCCAAGGCCTGCTCACCAACCTCAACGATTACGTGTCCGAATATGGCTGGGACAAGATTATCACCGGTTCCTTGGCCGACACCGGCAAGTACGATGAGCAAGGCATGATGGGCTCCGGCGACTGGTACGGCATCACCACCGGCGCGGTGAAGTAA
- a CDS encoding methyltransferase domain-containing protein produces MVTWDSEQYLRFKRERTQPARDLAMQLPPDDGSVTRVLDIGCGPGNSTAVLRERYPHAKILGVDSSPVMIETARKTYPDIDFQLCDVSARLDELPADFDVVFSNACIQWVPDHPHLIPGLLARLRVGGVLAVQTPMNYEEPIHRIIGGIVHSPAFADKLPQQREFYNLTPPEYWELLHAHASAFRMWKVTYMHTLPSHEAIMDWYRGTGMRPYLQALDDASRKKFEGEVFAQVREEYPTQSDGSIIFPFPRFFFLATR; encoded by the coding sequence ATGGTTACCTGGGATTCGGAACAGTATCTGCGATTCAAACGGGAGCGCACGCAGCCGGCGCGTGATCTGGCGATGCAGCTGCCGCCGGACGACGGCAGCGTCACGCGCGTGCTGGATATTGGCTGCGGGCCGGGCAACAGCACGGCCGTGCTGCGCGAGCGCTATCCCCATGCCAAGATTCTCGGCGTCGACAGCTCGCCGGTCATGATCGAGACAGCGCGCAAAACCTATCCCGACATCGATTTCCAGCTGTGCGACGTGTCCGCGCGGCTGGACGAGCTGCCGGCCGACTTCGACGTGGTCTTCTCCAATGCCTGCATCCAATGGGTGCCGGACCATCCGCATCTGATTCCCGGACTGCTCGCCCGGCTCAGGGTCGGGGGAGTGCTGGCTGTGCAGACGCCGATGAACTATGAGGAGCCGATTCACCGCATCATCGGTGGTATCGTGCACTCGCCCGCGTTCGCGGACAAGCTGCCGCAGCAACGCGAGTTCTACAACCTCACGCCGCCCGAATACTGGGAGCTGCTGCATGCGCATGCCAGCGCCTTCCGCATGTGGAAGGTCACGTACATGCACACGCTGCCCTCGCATGAGGCGATTATGGACTGGTATCGCGGCACCGGCATGCGTCCGTATCTGCAGGCGCTTGACGACGCCAGCCGCAAGAAGTTCGAGGGCGAAGTGTTCGCCCAGGTCCGCGAGGAATACCCCACACAGTCGGACGGCAGCATCATCTTCCCCTTCCCGCGTTTCTTCTTCCTCGCGACTCGGTAG
- a CDS encoding DUF4432 family protein, which translates to MYLHELAADENGRSFAAVVNRKLGLGVVIDFDASLFPYFMEWKSTGAGDYVVGLEPSNSSVHGRGWHEQRGDLHAIAPQASERKSLTFTVIEGEAAIDGLIARRDALLG; encoded by the coding sequence GTGTACCTGCACGAGCTCGCCGCCGACGAGAACGGCCGCAGCTTCGCCGCCGTGGTCAACCGCAAGCTCGGACTCGGAGTCGTCATCGACTTCGACGCCAGCCTCTTCCCATACTTCATGGAATGGAAGTCGACGGGTGCGGGCGACTACGTGGTCGGCCTCGAACCCTCGAACTCCAGCGTCCACGGCCGAGGCTGGCACGAGCAGCGCGGCGACCTGCACGCCATCGCCCCGCAGGCCAGCGAACGCAAGTCCCTGACCTTCACCGTCATCGAAGGCGAGGCCGCGATTGACGGGCTCATCGCCCGCCGCGACGCCCTGCTCGGCTGA
- a CDS encoding TIM-barrel domain-containing protein, with protein sequence MKFTNGYWMIRDGVDALYAREAYELAADATTESLNVLAPTSVVRGRYDTLNLPTFNVDITTPAEGVIRVCAEHWQGATEYPGFPLNADEPGNRDYVTVQANGNGDGEVGVNGADVTLTTGGLTVKVVKGAPWNLTFIGEDGKVLTESAGKSLGRFKLGAESNVTAQPVSEFGVTMDGSARDESDVFIAIQLHLSVGEDVYGLGERFGAYVKNGQSVDIWNEDGGTASEQGYKDIPFYMTSNGYGVLVNNRGHVSFEIGSENTEATINSFIDGMAERDIPLAAFHYDCYWMREFHWCDFEWDKRFFGDIESTLKRLHEDKGYLVRKPNGEVWQTDFWQAGMGLVDFTNPAAREWFKDKVKALLNQGVDAIKTDFGERIPRDVVWYDGSPKLSMHNWYTQLYNQAVFEAIEETYGKGNACLYARSATVGGQQQPVHWGGDCESTFNGMAQSLRAGLSLTSSGFGFWSHDIGGFEGAFPDPAVYKRWVAFGMLGSHSRLHGSTVYRVPWLFDEEDEKNGVALVPGQTAVDVVREFTKLKLELMPYVYQLGLQPHANGTPVMRSMFVEFPDDPACRTLDRQYMFGPSMLVAPVFTYSGEVSYRFRCGCATAA encoded by the coding sequence ATGAAGTTCACCAACGGCTACTGGATGATTCGTGACGGCGTCGACGCCCTCTACGCTCGTGAAGCCTACGAACTGGCGGCGGATGCCACCACCGAAAGCCTCAACGTCCTCGCCCCGACCTCCGTGGTGCGCGGCCGATACGATACCCTGAACCTGCCCACATTCAATGTGGACATCACCACACCTGCGGAAGGCGTGATTCGTGTGTGTGCCGAACACTGGCAAGGCGCCACCGAATACCCCGGATTCCCGCTCAATGCCGACGAACCCGGCAACCGTGATTACGTGACCGTTCAGGCGAACGGCAATGGCGACGGCGAAGTTGGCGTCAATGGCGCGGATGTCACGCTGACCACTGGCGGACTTACCGTGAAGGTCGTCAAGGGCGCCCCCTGGAACCTGACCTTCATCGGCGAGGACGGCAAGGTGCTCACTGAGTCCGCAGGCAAGTCGCTGGGCCGATTCAAGCTCGGTGCCGAATCGAACGTCACCGCCCAGCCGGTCAGCGAATTCGGTGTGACCATGGACGGTTCCGCCCGTGATGAATCCGACGTGTTCATTGCCATCCAGCTGCATCTGTCGGTTGGCGAAGACGTATACGGCTTGGGCGAACGCTTCGGCGCTTACGTGAAGAATGGTCAGAGCGTCGACATCTGGAATGAGGATGGCGGCACTGCTTCCGAGCAGGGCTACAAGGACATCCCGTTCTACATGACCTCCAATGGGTATGGCGTACTGGTCAACAACCGCGGCCATGTCTCCTTTGAGATCGGTTCCGAGAACACCGAGGCCACCATCAACTCCTTCATCGACGGTATGGCCGAGCGTGATATTCCGCTGGCCGCCTTCCACTACGACTGCTACTGGATGCGCGAGTTCCATTGGTGCGATTTCGAGTGGGACAAGCGTTTCTTCGGCGACATCGAATCCACGCTGAAGCGCCTGCACGAAGACAAGGGCTATCTGGTGCGCAAGCCCAATGGCGAAGTCTGGCAGACCGACTTCTGGCAGGCCGGCATGGGCTTGGTGGACTTCACCAACCCGGCCGCCCGTGAATGGTTCAAGGACAAGGTCAAGGCCCTGCTGAATCAGGGCGTGGACGCCATCAAGACCGATTTCGGCGAGCGCATCCCGCGCGACGTCGTCTGGTATGACGGCTCTCCGAAGCTCTCCATGCACAACTGGTACACCCAGCTGTACAACCAGGCCGTGTTCGAAGCCATCGAAGAAACCTACGGCAAGGGCAACGCCTGCCTGTATGCGCGCTCCGCGACGGTCGGCGGCCAGCAGCAGCCCGTGCACTGGGGCGGTGACTGCGAATCCACCTTCAATGGCATGGCCCAGTCCCTGCGTGCCGGCCTGTCGCTGACCTCCTCCGGCTTCGGCTTCTGGAGTCACGACATCGGCGGTTTCGAGGGCGCGTTCCCGGACCCGGCCGTCTACAAGCGTTGGGTGGCGTTCGGCATGCTCGGCTCCCACTCGCGACTGCACGGTTCCACCGTGTACCGTGTGCCGTGGCTGTTCGACGAGGAAGACGAGAAGAACGGCGTCGCATTGGTGCCCGGCCAGACCGCCGTGGATGTGGTGCGCGAGTTCACCAAGCTCAAGCTTGAACTCATGCCGTATGTCTACCAGCTTGGCCTGCAGCCTCATGCGAACGGTACTCCGGTCATGCGTTCCATGTTCGTGGAATTCCCCGATGACCCGGCATGCCGCACGCTGGACCGTCAGTATATGTTCGGTCCGTCCATGCTGGTCGCCCCCGTGTTCACCTACTCCGGTGAGGTTTCCTATCGATTCCGCTGTGGGTGCGCGACGGCAGCGTAA
- a CDS encoding 3-hydroxyacyl-CoA dehydrogenase family protein — MIETVDDIKTIANVGTGTMGHAITLQFALAGYPVHLVGRGEASLEKAMKAIRSDAEDFAEAGLLKDGDTVDAVLARITGYADYASGVADVDFVIESVAENLDIKKSVWTEVEHAAPKDAILSTNTSGLSPTALQSVMGHPERFVVAHFWNPAQLMPLVEVVPGEKTDPKVVDITFDLMAKIGKKPAKIKKESLGFVGNRLQLAVLREAFYIVQQGIADAATVDDVMKYSLGRRWNLVGPLASIDLGGLDVFYNISTYLFDDMDNGTGPSPLLAEKVREGNLGAKTGQGFFSWQGEDGKRIIESRNKALLRALKNDAADAAAAQA; from the coding sequence GTGATTGAGACAGTGGACGATATCAAGACGATTGCGAACGTCGGCACGGGAACCATGGGCCACGCGATCACGTTGCAGTTCGCGTTGGCCGGATATCCGGTGCATCTGGTCGGCCGCGGCGAGGCCTCGCTGGAGAAGGCGATGAAGGCGATTCGTTCGGATGCCGAGGACTTCGCCGAAGCCGGACTGCTCAAGGACGGCGACACCGTGGACGCGGTGCTGGCCCGCATCACCGGTTACGCCGACTATGCAAGCGGCGTGGCGGACGTGGACTTCGTCATCGAATCCGTGGCCGAGAACCTTGACATCAAGAAGTCCGTCTGGACCGAAGTGGAGCACGCCGCCCCCAAGGACGCGATTCTGTCCACGAACACCTCCGGCCTGAGCCCCACCGCGCTGCAGTCGGTGATGGGGCACCCCGAGCGCTTCGTGGTGGCGCACTTCTGGAACCCCGCGCAGTTGATGCCGCTGGTCGAAGTGGTGCCGGGTGAGAAGACCGACCCGAAGGTAGTGGACATCACCTTCGACCTCATGGCCAAGATCGGCAAGAAGCCGGCGAAGATCAAGAAGGAATCGCTGGGCTTTGTGGGCAATCGCCTGCAACTGGCCGTGCTGCGTGAGGCGTTCTACATCGTCCAGCAGGGCATCGCGGACGCGGCCACCGTGGACGACGTGATGAAGTACAGTCTCGGCCGTCGCTGGAATCTGGTCGGCCCCCTCGCCAGCATCGACCTCGGCGGCCTCGATGTGTTCTATAACATCAGCACTTACCTGTTCGACGATATGGACAACGGCACCGGCCCGAGCCCGCTGCTCGCCGAGAAGGTCAGGGAAGGCAATCTCGGCGCCAAAACCGGCCAGGGCTTCTTCTCCTGGCAGGGCGAGGACGGCAAGCGCATCATCGAATCCCGCAACAAGGCCCTGCTGCGCGCGCTGAAGAACGACGCCGCGGATGCCGCCGCTGCGCAGGCGTGA
- a CDS encoding beta-N-acetylhexosaminidase: MPTFEYKADAATPCLTLIPAPVTLEYTHGTAMIGSLVTIEKRIPEYAVTEDADETWETLPIEQLSSELERYCGVAVRTRRVLTATDEADAGANAAEKARDAGVGAGAGAGAPAAMNGTVILLCVDARLAHDEYTLDVFASDTIAVRGGSESGLRYGMQTLRQMIRQTSRTLPCLHIQDKPAFAVRAYSLDVTRGRVPTMAFLTWFIDQLALYKYNQFQLYVEHAFAFGELSEAWRGTDPLTADDIMFLDEYCAHHGIELVPSLATFGHMYMNLRTREHRGLGEFPEDADRPFSFIERMEHHTLNAANPKSHDFASRLIEEYAPLFRSRSFNIGGDETFDLGRGRSVQDSPGASRDELYADFVKDLCSTLAHRGLQPMLWADIALENPHTMDLLPGDITMLNWMYEPDIDESKIQTIASQGRRQFVCPAVRAWSRFFPDYDGAWLNTYRMAVAGLKYGAEGMVVTDWGDYGHVNDPRLSVPGLCYGAQNAWNPVAIDACEMNHRISNLAYGDESGWLMDSLARIDSDGVSFPWDLAVQVLELEYGSGTGMLNTDVASYVERSCGGELMFDRALGCADARRRLLLRNHARLERRRDCDRALIDCGSAVVAVLDGSARGGLNPELLWVMLDGQRLFNRLGEELLVLAGGEDACDTKDVTGRALDASRRARLAADLELWFERYRVQWLSIGRYAELARIAHVVWSFADILRRGAL; encoded by the coding sequence GTGCCCACATTCGAATATAAGGCTGATGCCGCAACGCCGTGTCTCACCCTGATTCCCGCTCCGGTGACATTGGAATACACGCATGGCACGGCTATGATCGGGTCCTTGGTGACGATCGAGAAACGAATTCCCGAATATGCCGTCACCGAAGATGCCGATGAGACCTGGGAAACGCTGCCAATCGAGCAGCTGTCCAGCGAACTCGAGCGTTACTGCGGCGTCGCCGTCCGTACGCGCCGAGTACTCACAGCCACAGATGAAGCCGACGCCGGTGCCAATGCCGCCGAAAAAGCGCGAGATGCGGGCGTGGGTGCGGGTGCGGGCGCGGGTGCGCCGGCAGCGATGAACGGCACCGTCATATTGCTGTGTGTGGATGCGCGATTGGCGCATGACGAATACACGCTGGATGTGTTCGCCTCAGATACCATCGCCGTGCGTGGTGGCAGCGAAAGCGGATTGCGGTACGGCATGCAGACACTGCGGCAGATGATCAGGCAAACCTCGCGGACCTTGCCCTGCCTGCATATCCAAGACAAGCCTGCGTTCGCGGTGCGCGCCTACAGTCTTGACGTGACGCGCGGGCGTGTGCCGACGATGGCGTTCCTCACCTGGTTCATCGACCAGCTGGCGTTGTATAAGTACAACCAATTCCAGCTGTACGTGGAACATGCCTTCGCTTTCGGCGAGCTCAGCGAAGCGTGGCGCGGCACTGACCCGCTCACGGCCGACGACATCATGTTCCTGGACGAATACTGCGCACACCACGGCATCGAACTGGTGCCGTCCTTGGCCACTTTCGGGCACATGTATATGAACCTGCGCACCCGTGAACATCGTGGACTGGGAGAGTTCCCCGAAGACGCCGACCGTCCGTTCAGTTTCATCGAACGAATGGAACACCACACACTGAACGCAGCCAACCCCAAGTCGCACGATTTCGCCTCGCGCCTAATCGAGGAATACGCGCCGCTGTTCCGCTCGCGGTCCTTCAATATTGGTGGCGATGAGACTTTCGACTTGGGCCGTGGCCGGTCCGTACAGGACTCGCCGGGCGCCAGTCGCGATGAGCTGTATGCCGATTTCGTCAAAGACCTATGCAGCACGCTTGCCCATCGTGGTCTACAACCGATGCTGTGGGCGGATATCGCGCTCGAGAATCCGCACACCATGGACTTGCTGCCCGGCGACATCACGATGCTCAACTGGATGTATGAGCCGGATATCGACGAAAGCAAGATCCAGACCATCGCATCACAAGGCCGCCGCCAATTCGTGTGCCCTGCCGTGCGTGCGTGGAGCCGGTTCTTCCCCGACTATGACGGTGCCTGGCTGAACACGTACCGCATGGCGGTGGCTGGGCTCAAATATGGTGCGGAAGGCATGGTGGTCACCGATTGGGGTGACTATGGGCATGTCAATGATCCGCGGTTGAGCGTGCCGGGACTGTGCTACGGTGCGCAAAACGCGTGGAACCCGGTTGCAATTGACGCATGCGAAATGAACCATCGGATTTCTAATCTGGCGTATGGCGACGAATCCGGTTGGCTTATGGATTCACTCGCTCGCATCGACTCCGATGGAGTGTCGTTCCCCTGGGACCTCGCCGTGCAAGTGCTGGAACTGGAATACGGTTCCGGCACCGGCATGCTGAATACGGATGTGGCATCGTATGTGGAACGGTCGTGCGGGGGAGAGCTCATGTTTGACCGTGCGCTGGGATGCGCCGACGCGCGCCGCCGATTGCTCCTGCGGAACCATGCCCGTCTCGAACGACGCCGGGATTGCGACCGGGCGTTGATTGATTGCGGCAGTGCGGTTGTCGCGGTGCTCGATGGCTCGGCACGAGGAGGATTGAACCCGGAGCTGCTGTGGGTGATGCTGGATGGGCAGCGGTTGTTCAATAGACTGGGTGAGGAACTGCTGGTATTGGCTGGCGGCGAGGACGCCTGTGACACCAAGGATGTGACCGGCCGTGCGCTGGATGCCTCGCGCCGCGCCCGTCTTGCCGCCGATTTGGAGTTGTGGTTCGAACGGTACCGTGTGCAGTGGCTGTCCATCGGCCGTTACGCCGAATTGGCGCGTATCGCCCATGTGGTGTGGTCGTTTGCGGACATATTGCGTAGGGGAGCGCTATAG
- a CDS encoding carbohydrate ABC transporter permease, producing the protein MKCVENPRAVSHGAAQSAPPRRRTNPGKIARRAGTTILALLFCVVWFFPVYWMIITAVKPRDEIMTTTPVFWPMHLSIVLSIIVAFFACTALTLYRFRGRKPIMVFVLAIQMTSGGIIPQIIIYNQLGLLNKYSGLILAYIAMVLPFAIWNMRGFFLNIPKDIFESAAVEGANDWQILWKITFPLAAPGIVSTSVFAFINAWNDYMIAYTFMKDQSKYTLPVWLSSFSAPTMGTDFGGQMAASVTFSLPVVVFFMLIQRNIMKGVTTGAVK; encoded by the coding sequence ATGAAATGTGTTGAGAATCCACGGGCCGTATCGCATGGCGCAGCGCAGTCTGCACCGCCCCGCCGCCGAACCAACCCCGGCAAGATCGCGCGCCGCGCCGGCACCACTATCCTCGCCCTGCTGTTCTGCGTCGTATGGTTCTTCCCGGTCTACTGGATGATTATCACCGCCGTAAAGCCGCGCGATGAGATCATGACCACGACCCCCGTGTTCTGGCCCATGCACCTCTCGATCGTCCTGTCGATTATTGTCGCGTTCTTCGCGTGCACGGCCCTGACCCTGTACCGCTTCCGCGGGCGCAAGCCGATCATGGTGTTCGTGCTGGCCATCCAGATGACCTCTGGCGGCATCATCCCGCAGATCATCATCTACAACCAGCTCGGCCTGCTCAACAAATACAGCGGCCTGATCCTGGCGTACATCGCCATGGTGCTGCCGTTCGCGATCTGGAACATGCGCGGGTTCTTCCTGAACATCCCGAAGGACATCTTCGAATCCGCGGCCGTGGAAGGCGCGAACGACTGGCAGATCCTGTGGAAGATCACCTTCCCGCTGGCCGCGCCCGGCATCGTCTCGACCTCGGTGTTCGCGTTCATCAACGCCTGGAACGACTACATGATCGCCTATACGTTCATGAAGGACCAGTCGAAGTACACGCTGCCGGTATGGCTGTCGTCCTTCTCGGCACCCACCATGGGCACCGATTTCGGCGGGCAGATGGCCGCTTCGGTGACCTTCTCGTTGCCGGTGGTGGTGTTCTTCATGCTCATCCAGCGCAACATCATGAAGGGTGTGACGACCGGTGCCGTGAAATAG
- a CDS encoding Mrp/NBP35 family ATP-binding protein: MSDARQIEADIYERLSKVIDPELGRSVTDLGMIAAIEAAPASSDAGTYDVTVHVELTVPGCPLSETITSQINGAVSSYPGAQLLPHIEVGSMSRDKLADLVADLKAERKQNPFSKPGVKTRIFAIASGKGGVGKSSVTANLAATFAALGFDTAAIDADIYGFSLPRLFGVHTQPTNLNGMLMPVTAWGVKLISIGMFAGADRAILWRGPRLQRSLEQFLSDVWWGEPDVLLLDLAPGTGDMAISVAQALPNAELVVVTTPQPSASDIAVRSGLVALQVPMKVRGVVENMSYYEHKGEKLEIFGAGGGQRVSEQLTQALGYDVPLMAQLPLEPEVRETGEAGRPAVLDADGALRTDGIGQTFRGLAERLLAV; the protein is encoded by the coding sequence ATGAGCGACGCACGTCAGATCGAAGCCGACATCTACGAACGCCTGAGCAAGGTCATCGACCCCGAGCTCGGTCGTTCGGTCACCGACCTCGGCATGATTGCCGCCATCGAAGCCGCGCCCGCATCGTCGGACGCCGGCACTTACGACGTCACCGTGCACGTTGAGCTGACGGTTCCCGGATGCCCACTGAGCGAGACCATCACCAGCCAGATCAATGGCGCGGTCAGCTCCTATCCGGGCGCACAGCTGCTGCCTCATATCGAAGTCGGTTCGATGAGCCGTGACAAGCTGGCCGATCTGGTCGCCGACCTCAAGGCCGAACGCAAGCAGAACCCCTTCAGCAAACCGGGTGTCAAGACCCGCATCTTCGCCATCGCCTCCGGTAAGGGCGGCGTCGGCAAGTCCTCGGTTACCGCGAACCTGGCCGCCACGTTTGCGGCCCTCGGCTTCGACACGGCCGCCATCGACGCGGACATTTATGGCTTCTCACTGCCGCGCCTGTTCGGCGTGCATACACAGCCCACCAATCTGAATGGCATGCTCATGCCGGTCACCGCGTGGGGCGTGAAACTGATCTCCATCGGCATGTTCGCCGGTGCTGACCGGGCGATTCTGTGGCGTGGGCCGCGACTGCAGCGCTCCTTGGAACAGTTCCTGTCTGACGTATGGTGGGGCGAGCCGGACGTCCTCTTGCTCGACTTGGCTCCCGGCACCGGCGACATGGCGATTTCCGTGGCCCAGGCGCTGCCCAACGCCGAACTCGTGGTGGTCACCACCCCGCAGCCCTCCGCTTCTGACATCGCCGTGCGCTCCGGACTCGTGGCCCTGCAGGTGCCGATGAAGGTGCGTGGCGTGGTGGAGAACATGAGCTACTACGAGCACAAGGGCGAGAAGCTGGAGATTTTCGGTGCCGGCGGCGGTCAGCGCGTGTCTGAACAGCTCACTCAGGCGCTGGGCTATGACGTGCCGCTGATGGCCCAGCTGCCGCTGGAACCCGAAGTGCGCGAGACCGGCGAGGCCGGCCGGCCGGCGGTGCTGGACGCCGACGGCGCTTTGCGTACGGATGGCATTGGCCAGACCTTCCGAGGGTTGGCTGAACGGCTGTTGGCAGTGTGA